A DNA window from Rhodococcus sp. Z13 contains the following coding sequences:
- a CDS encoding carboxymuconolactone decarboxylase family protein: MGDDFVERAFERSRGTDSEVMQEFVTEHAWGAVWSRPGLDRRSRSLLNLGMLIALRAENELRGHVRGALRNGLSREEIVESVVHCTAYCGAPAGLAAMRVVQEVLDAELGPLGESE, from the coding sequence ATGGGAGACGACTTCGTCGAGCGTGCTTTCGAGCGGTCCCGCGGGACCGATTCCGAGGTGATGCAGGAGTTCGTCACCGAACACGCCTGGGGCGCGGTGTGGTCGCGTCCGGGCCTGGACCGGCGCAGCCGGAGCCTGCTGAACCTGGGCATGCTCATCGCACTGCGCGCCGAGAACGAACTGCGCGGCCACGTCCGCGGCGCCCTCCGCAACGGCCTGAGCCGTGAGGAGATCGTCGAGTCGGTGGTCCACTGCACCGCCTACTGCGGCGCCCCCGCCGGGCTCGCGGCGATGCGCGTCGTGCAGGAGGTCCTCGACGCCGAACTCGGACCGCTCGGCGAGAGCGAGTGA
- a CDS encoding PhoH family protein yields the protein MNATRSVPTRSVDATGATAAKESDVRTYVLDTSVLLSDPWAVTRFAEHEVVLPLVVIGELEGKRHHHELGWFARESLRLLDDLRQRYGRLDQPVPIGDEGGTLHVELNHTDQAVLPAGFRTDTNDSRILACALNLATEGRDVVLVSKDVPLRVKAGAVGLVADEYHAQDVVSSGWTGMTELEVDRALVDELFEAGVVDVDDARDLPCHTGIRLLGGTSSALGRVTPDKRVQLVRGDREAFGLHGRSAEQRVALDLLLDESVGIVSLGGRAGTGKSALALMAGLEAVLERRTHRKVVVFRPLYAVGGQELGYLPGSEAEKMNPWAQAVFDTLEGLASPAVMDEVISRGMLEVLPLTHIRGRSLHDSFVIVDEAQSLERNVLLTVLSRLGSGSRVVLTHDVAQRDNLRVGRYDGVAAVIEKLKGHPLFAHITLTRSERSPIAALVTEMLEESAPGA from the coding sequence GTGAACGCAACACGCTCCGTCCCCACCCGCTCCGTCGACGCCACCGGCGCCACCGCAGCGAAAGAATCCGATGTACGCACCTACGTGCTGGACACCTCCGTGTTGCTGTCCGATCCCTGGGCGGTCACCCGGTTCGCCGAACACGAAGTCGTCCTTCCCCTGGTGGTCATCGGTGAACTCGAGGGTAAACGCCATCACCACGAACTGGGATGGTTCGCCCGCGAGTCGCTGAGGTTGCTGGACGATCTGCGGCAGCGGTACGGACGCCTCGACCAGCCCGTCCCCATCGGCGACGAGGGCGGCACCCTCCACGTGGAGCTCAACCACACCGACCAGGCGGTCCTGCCCGCAGGATTCCGCACCGACACCAACGACTCCCGGATCCTCGCGTGCGCACTGAACCTCGCCACCGAGGGACGCGACGTCGTGCTCGTCAGCAAGGACGTCCCGCTGCGCGTCAAGGCCGGCGCCGTCGGACTCGTCGCCGACGAGTACCACGCCCAGGACGTCGTGAGCTCGGGCTGGACCGGCATGACCGAACTCGAGGTGGACCGCGCCCTCGTCGACGAACTCTTCGAGGCGGGCGTGGTGGACGTCGACGACGCCCGGGACCTCCCGTGTCACACGGGAATCCGTCTCCTCGGCGGCACCTCCAGCGCACTCGGCCGCGTCACCCCCGACAAGCGGGTGCAGCTCGTGCGGGGTGACCGCGAGGCGTTCGGTCTGCACGGACGGTCCGCCGAACAGCGGGTCGCGCTGGACCTGCTGCTCGACGAGTCGGTGGGCATCGTCTCCCTCGGCGGGCGCGCCGGCACCGGCAAGTCCGCACTGGCCCTGATGGCCGGTCTCGAAGCGGTGCTCGAACGCCGCACCCATCGCAAGGTGGTCGTCTTCCGTCCGCTCTACGCCGTGGGCGGGCAGGAACTCGGCTACCTCCCGGGCAGCGAGGCCGAGAAGATGAATCCCTGGGCGCAGGCCGTCTTCGACACCCTCGAGGGCCTCGCCAGCCCGGCGGTGATGGACGAGGTGATCAGCCGCGGGATGCTGGAGGTCCTGCCGCTCACACACATTCGCGGCAGATCGCTGCACGACTCGTTCGTGATCGTCGACGAAGCGCAGTCGCTCGAACGCAACGTGCTGCTCACCGTGCTGTCCCGGCTCGGATCCGGATCGCGGGTCGTGCTCACCCACGACGTCGCCCAGCGTGACAACCTGCGGGTCGGGCGGTACGACGGTGTCGCGGCGGTCATCGAGAAACTCAAGGGGCACCCGCTGTTCGCGCACATCACGCTTACGCGCAGTGAACGTTCCCCGATAGCGGCGCTGGTGACGGAGATGCTCGAGGAGAGCGCTCCGGGCGCCTGA
- a CDS encoding limonene-1,2-epoxide hydrolase family protein: MTTSSTTDSTAVTVVEDFLVAMAAGDIGHASSLVADDIAWRNTGLPTIRGGAKVRRILAGLAKPSVGFGVVVHHIAAEGGTVLTERTDILRFGPVSIEFWVCGTFEVRDGRITLWDDHFDMLTFLRGTVVGVLRATLGKR; this comes from the coding sequence ATGACGACATCGAGCACCACGGACAGCACGGCCGTCACCGTGGTCGAGGACTTCCTGGTCGCGATGGCAGCAGGGGACATCGGCCACGCCTCGTCCCTGGTCGCCGACGACATCGCATGGCGCAACACCGGGCTGCCGACCATCCGCGGTGGGGCGAAGGTACGGCGGATCCTCGCCGGCCTCGCGAAACCGTCGGTGGGTTTCGGGGTCGTCGTGCACCACATCGCCGCCGAGGGCGGCACCGTCCTCACCGAACGCACCGACATCCTGCGTTTCGGTCCGGTGAGCATCGAGTTCTGGGTATGCGGCACCTTCGAGGTGCGCGACGGCCGGATCACGTTGTGGGACGACCACTTCGACATGCTCACCTTCCTCCGCGGCACCGTGGTCGGGGTGCTGCGCGCCACACTCGGCAAGCGTTGA
- a CDS encoding ricin-type beta-trefoil lectin domain protein, translating to MAADAGGRRTSSRNRFRGVLAALAAVLLPVGAAVATAPVAQAFEIGQVLDSNGRCLDNKWGVTTNGNPVQVYTCNGSAAQSWSVEADGTVRVQGKCLMPRQGRLNNNTQVVISDCTGAAVQKWTAGGVGTVKPQGNQSLCLENSGGANVDGNPVVLRNCTGAPAQVWQYALPTDLSPAQPPAPAPQPVAAPSGVSAPRGNLSGWRQIFVDEFTKDAPVGSWANLCDPNRIVYTGAEGQKWRTYPSCYLDTYQKRPYRPDQVLSVQNGVLNFALHPVDGMPAGANPSPLIDGASQYQTYGRYSIRLKVDNPNLQEYYIASLLWPQSERWPADGEFDFPEGGLAGTVSGFHHYAGVGACAGCQLEAAFTGARFTDWHTYTIEWSPGRVRYLLDDRVVLDSTDWVPSTPMRWQIQVETNGYGSNSGNLLVDWVSVWAYDPAAR from the coding sequence ATGGCAGCAGATGCGGGTGGGCGTCGGACGTCGTCGCGGAACCGGTTCCGAGGGGTGCTCGCCGCCCTCGCCGCGGTGCTCCTGCCCGTCGGTGCGGCGGTGGCGACGGCTCCGGTGGCCCAGGCCTTCGAGATCGGGCAGGTCCTTGACTCGAACGGTCGGTGCCTCGACAACAAGTGGGGTGTGACGACCAACGGCAATCCGGTCCAGGTGTACACCTGCAACGGCTCGGCCGCACAGTCGTGGAGCGTCGAGGCCGACGGCACCGTGCGGGTGCAGGGCAAGTGCCTGATGCCCCGGCAGGGCCGGCTGAACAACAACACCCAGGTCGTGATCTCCGACTGCACCGGCGCCGCCGTCCAGAAGTGGACGGCGGGCGGTGTCGGCACCGTGAAGCCGCAGGGCAACCAGTCGCTGTGCCTCGAGAACTCGGGAGGCGCGAACGTGGACGGGAACCCCGTGGTCCTGCGCAACTGCACCGGAGCCCCGGCCCAGGTCTGGCAGTACGCGCTGCCGACCGATCTGTCTCCCGCCCAGCCGCCCGCTCCGGCACCGCAGCCGGTCGCCGCGCCGTCCGGCGTCTCCGCTCCCCGTGGCAACCTCTCGGGCTGGCGGCAGATCTTCGTCGACGAGTTCACCAAGGACGCACCGGTCGGCAGCTGGGCCAACCTCTGCGATCCGAACCGCATCGTCTACACGGGCGCCGAAGGACAGAAGTGGCGCACCTACCCGAGTTGCTATCTCGACACCTACCAGAAGCGGCCGTACCGACCCGACCAGGTGCTGTCGGTGCAGAACGGCGTGCTGAACTTCGCCCTGCACCCGGTCGACGGCATGCCCGCCGGTGCGAATCCCTCGCCGCTGATCGACGGGGCGTCGCAGTACCAGACCTACGGCCGCTACAGCATCCGGCTCAAGGTCGACAACCCGAACCTGCAGGAGTACTACATCGCCTCGCTGCTGTGGCCGCAGTCCGAACGGTGGCCGGCGGACGGCGAATTCGACTTCCCCGAAGGGGGACTCGCCGGAACGGTCAGCGGGTTCCATCATTACGCCGGCGTGGGTGCCTGCGCGGGCTGCCAGCTCGAGGCTGCGTTCACCGGGGCGCGCTTCACCGATTGGCACACCTACACCATCGAGTGGTCGCCGGGCCGCGTCCGCTACCTGCTCGACGACCGGGTGGTGCTCGACAGCACCGACTGGGTGCCCTCGACCCCCATGCGGTGGCAGATCCAGGTGGAGACCAACGGCTACGGCTCGAACTCCGGGAACCTGCTCGTCGACTGGGTCTCGGTGTGGGCCTACGACCCCGCCGCGCGGTGA
- a CDS encoding LGFP repeat-containing protein, which produces MKRIPRGRAAVVAAAAAVGLVAAGCGDDNSAEDTVASATSAVGSVAESVGSQAESVVESITQGDDSPQADEPAADQTSAVPGPDGEEVELSGPILLKYNEVGGVSSPLGPATGEQDDVGDGYVAEFEGGIIAWSPDTEAHIVWGEIRTAWEAAGGAGGDLGFPISDEERTPAGARSNFQFGYITWENGETQVVMDGP; this is translated from the coding sequence ATGAAGCGAATTCCTCGGGGGCGAGCGGCCGTGGTGGCCGCCGCGGCCGCGGTGGGGCTCGTCGCCGCGGGATGCGGCGACGACAACTCGGCCGAGGACACGGTGGCCAGTGCGACCAGTGCCGTCGGATCCGTCGCGGAGAGTGTGGGATCGCAGGCGGAGAGCGTGGTCGAGTCGATCACGCAGGGTGACGATTCACCGCAGGCGGACGAGCCGGCGGCGGACCAGACCAGTGCGGTCCCGGGTCCGGACGGCGAGGAAGTCGAGCTCAGCGGACCGATCCTCCTGAAGTACAACGAGGTCGGTGGCGTGTCGAGCCCGCTCGGACCGGCGACGGGTGAGCAGGATGACGTGGGCGACGGTTACGTCGCGGAGTTCGAGGGCGGCATCATCGCGTGGAGTCCGGACACGGAGGCCCACATCGTATGGGGTGAGATCCGGACCGCTTGGGAGGCCGCGGGTGGTGCCGGTGGCGATCTCGGCTTCCCGATCAGCGACGAGGAGCGGACTCCCGCGGGTGCGCGCAGCAACTTCCAGTTCGGCTACATCACCTGGGAGAACGGTGAGACGCAGGTGGTGATGGACGGGC
- a CDS encoding NAD-dependent epimerase/dehydratase family protein, giving the protein MHALVTGGAGFIGSTLVDRLRADGHRVLVVDDLSRGRESNLAAALADGSTDLEVLDIRREDPTPIFTRFAPEVVFHLAAQIDVRVSVEDPIGDASTNILGTIAVARAALAADTRKIVFASSGGAIYGSAAVPPIAETTPVAPVSPYACSKVGGEMYLESFRALHGLDCSHIAPANVYGPRQDPHGEAGVVAVFARAMLDGTPTKLFGDGGNTRDYVYVDDVVEAFVAASGTAGSGMRFNVGTGIETSDSELHTMVARATGSTAEAERHPARSGDVRRSALDSGLARKVLGWSPRVDLAEGIARTVDYFRAERETEALAGG; this is encoded by the coding sequence GTGCATGCGCTGGTCACCGGCGGCGCCGGATTCATCGGATCGACACTCGTCGACCGGCTTCGTGCGGACGGTCATCGTGTACTCGTGGTGGACGACCTCAGCCGGGGTCGCGAGAGCAACCTCGCCGCGGCCCTGGCCGACGGCAGCACGGATCTCGAAGTGCTCGACATCCGCCGCGAGGATCCGACACCGATCTTCACGCGCTTCGCCCCCGAGGTCGTCTTCCACCTCGCCGCTCAGATCGACGTGCGGGTGAGCGTCGAGGATCCGATCGGCGACGCCTCCACCAACATCCTCGGCACCATCGCCGTCGCCCGCGCCGCCCTCGCGGCGGACACCCGCAAGATCGTCTTCGCCTCGTCCGGCGGCGCCATCTACGGGTCCGCGGCCGTTCCCCCGATCGCGGAGACCACGCCCGTCGCGCCGGTCTCGCCGTACGCCTGCAGTAAGGTCGGCGGCGAGATGTACCTCGAAAGTTTCCGCGCCCTCCACGGCCTCGACTGCTCGCACATCGCCCCGGCGAACGTGTACGGCCCCCGCCAGGATCCCCACGGCGAGGCGGGCGTGGTCGCCGTCTTCGCGCGCGCCATGCTGGACGGAACCCCCACCAAGCTGTTCGGCGACGGTGGCAACACCCGCGACTACGTCTACGTAGACGACGTCGTCGAGGCGTTCGTCGCGGCCTCGGGGACCGCCGGATCCGGCATGCGGTTCAACGTCGGCACCGGAATCGAAACCAGCGACAGCGAACTGCACACGATGGTCGCCCGCGCCACCGGATCCACCGCCGAAGCCGAGCGGCACCCGGCACGCTCCGGCGACGTGCGCCGCTCGGCGCTGGACTCGGGCCTCGCGAGGAAGGTCCTGGGCTGGTCGCCGCGTGTGGACCTCGCCGAGGGAATCGCCCGTACCGTCGACTATTTCCGCGCCGAGCGCGAGACCGAAGCCCTCGCCGGCGGATGA
- a CDS encoding glycosyltransferase family 2 protein — protein MTSKTTPGLRLAVVLCCFSDDRRGELDRAVRAARGQLSPETDELVVVVDHNESLRDWLTDRFPEGVTVVPNREERGLSGARNTGVAATEADVVVFLDDDAALRPGGLEAVRRAFADDTVVAIGGAVHPRWQSGAAPAWFPEEFGWVVGCDYRGLPPDGSEIRNPIGAAMAVRRDALLKAGGFSHRLGRVGSVPAGCEETLMGIELRRLFPESRIVRIEDFAVDHNVPRSRANLRYFTDRCLHEGRSKAILSAMVGAGAGLSSERSFVLRTLSTGIARNLLRTVTGTPSAFTRAIVIVLGLFVTAFGTVSRTLTGGRPQVSQPVLGLAAAESPVTEDELVSVVIATVGRPSLLDTVHAVLAQTHRNLELLVIDNRPQQGLASALVAEIDDPRLRVVEEPVPGVSAARNRGAAHARGRLIAFTDDDARPDPDWVAHAVSTFAADTNGVVGIVTGRVLGTAAATVEQEWFEEAKIFDKGADATIWALRHEGTTDELGAYGEHGPFFPFTAGECGSGNNMVFRRSALVSIGGFDERLGTGTPTRGGEDLDAFRAAILDGWAIAYDPHAIVRHYHRDNMDDLRIQSYGYGTGMAASLTKLVLSGPSGAWAVVRRLPRGLHMLLAPTSAKNVDLPREWPWELRLREAWGYVAGPCLFLRSRRARVERLDLT, from the coding sequence TTGACATCGAAGACCACTCCGGGCCTGCGGCTCGCCGTCGTCCTCTGCTGTTTCAGCGACGATCGTCGTGGTGAACTCGACCGCGCCGTGCGCGCTGCCCGTGGCCAGTTGTCCCCCGAGACCGACGAACTCGTCGTCGTCGTCGACCACAACGAATCCCTGCGGGACTGGCTCACCGACCGGTTTCCCGAGGGCGTGACGGTCGTCCCCAACCGCGAGGAACGCGGCCTGTCCGGGGCCCGCAACACCGGCGTCGCCGCGACCGAAGCCGACGTCGTGGTGTTCCTCGACGACGACGCGGCCCTGCGCCCCGGCGGGCTCGAGGCCGTGCGACGCGCCTTCGCCGACGACACCGTGGTCGCGATCGGCGGCGCCGTCCACCCCCGCTGGCAGAGCGGCGCGGCCCCCGCCTGGTTCCCCGAGGAGTTCGGCTGGGTCGTCGGCTGCGACTACCGGGGACTTCCCCCGGACGGCAGCGAGATCCGCAATCCCATCGGCGCCGCGATGGCGGTGCGCCGCGACGCCCTGCTGAAGGCCGGGGGTTTCTCGCACCGCCTCGGACGGGTGGGCTCGGTGCCCGCCGGCTGCGAGGAGACCCTGATGGGCATCGAGCTGCGGCGGCTGTTCCCCGAGTCACGGATCGTGCGGATCGAGGACTTCGCGGTCGACCACAACGTGCCGCGCTCGCGCGCGAACCTGCGTTACTTCACCGACCGGTGCCTGCACGAGGGCCGTTCGAAGGCGATCCTGTCCGCGATGGTCGGCGCCGGAGCCGGCCTGTCGTCGGAGCGCAGCTTCGTGCTGCGCACCCTCTCCACCGGCATCGCCCGCAACCTGCTCCGCACGGTCACGGGCACCCCGTCGGCGTTCACCCGCGCGATCGTGATCGTGCTCGGCCTGTTCGTCACCGCCTTCGGCACCGTCTCGCGCACGCTCACCGGCGGCCGCCCGCAGGTCTCCCAGCCCGTGCTCGGACTCGCCGCCGCCGAGAGTCCGGTCACCGAGGACGAACTCGTCTCGGTGGTGATCGCGACGGTCGGACGCCCCTCGCTGCTCGACACCGTTCACGCCGTGCTCGCGCAGACGCACCGCAATCTCGAGCTGCTCGTCATCGACAACCGGCCGCAGCAGGGACTCGCCTCGGCCCTCGTCGCCGAGATCGACGACCCGCGTCTGCGTGTGGTGGAGGAACCGGTGCCGGGTGTCTCGGCCGCCCGCAACCGCGGCGCGGCCCACGCCCGCGGCCGCCTGATCGCCTTCACCGACGACGACGCCCGTCCCGATCCGGACTGGGTCGCCCACGCCGTGTCGACCTTCGCCGCCGACACGAACGGCGTCGTCGGCATCGTCACCGGCCGGGTTCTCGGTACCGCCGCCGCCACCGTCGAACAGGAATGGTTCGAGGAGGCGAAGATCTTCGACAAGGGCGCCGACGCCACGATCTGGGCGCTGCGCCACGAGGGCACAACCGACGAACTCGGCGCCTACGGCGAGCACGGCCCCTTCTTCCCCTTCACCGCCGGCGAGTGCGGCTCGGGCAACAACATGGTCTTCCGCAGGTCCGCGCTCGTCTCGATCGGCGGATTCGACGAACGGCTCGGCACCGGCACCCCCACGCGGGGCGGGGAGGACCTCGACGCCTTCCGCGCCGCGATCCTGGACGGCTGGGCCATCGCCTACGACCCGCACGCGATCGTCCGGCACTACCACCGCGACAACATGGACGACCTGCGGATCCAGTCCTACGGCTACGGCACGGGCATGGCCGCGTCGCTGACCAAGCTGGTACTGTCCGGGCCGTCCGGCGCCTGGGCCGTCGTCCGCCGCCTGCCGCGCGGCCTGCACATGCTGCTCGCCCCGACCTCCGCCAAGAACGTCGACCTGCCCCGCGAATGGCCGTGGGAGCTGCGGCTGCGCGAGGCGTGGGGGTACGTGGCCGGTCCCTGTCTGTTCCTGCGGAGCCGCCGAGCGCGGGTGGAAAGGCTCGATCTGACGTGA